A portion of the Drosophila innubila isolate TH190305 chromosome 3L unlocalized genomic scaffold, UK_Dinn_1.0 0_D_3L, whole genome shotgun sequence genome contains these proteins:
- the LOC117787368 gene encoding uncharacterized protein F23B12.7 has translation MPAAVATGVQINGQLKNKKIVFNDDGEAQTKPVKEEHNSNSNKKVPFPKRQNKGQEKKPQSIKFDEDEDDKVEEVQPAKNNNNKLILDKAGKVKKPQRIKFDDDGAEKEVKEEEKAAADDTDEEEEELQKSKKRNKYEAHTDEDDAQKKWYQVHTDYPCSDEVLDMKENEQLELFNLCKNAYDAEKNTYNKRNPTDARWLQTALHKGTAKDRANAGALLVTSNPLGNLEALSNLIGFCKISNKSSNDVIAVLTDLWQEVLLPPQRKLLSIHTRGADWKQLKKQQLHKDQQRRLYAYWYFENELKDQYHEFLKNLMQGLQTGQEHNKMSSIVAAARLLAYAPEKEQMLLTMLINKLGDPVPKIASKALHHLSEVAKKHPNMCGVIVAEAEKLLFRNNISERAQHFALCFLSSIAPSGRPEVCTKLVNICFALFKVLVQKGAVNNRTMQAILRCLQKAITEAQPAKGSSEILTKEMQDTIYRLVHLADIRVSVQTLGLLLQLITVKTEKSDRFYNALYIKLVDLNLINIGSKTAAQLLHIVHRAIHIDAVIPRAQAFVKRLLQLALYAPPNMAAGCLIVLHKLLRLRKELLGGLADSELTQESNKAVLSAEQLDKFGSDEEEIYKDVVEEEQDKEQQTAVKESDDKKLVNKQQSSSSWHHLNLVSSDAKVRDIDGCKYDPYHRVPAFAGAGYALRNELLLLRQHYHPTVQVFAEQIMLEKRIDYYGDPLRDFGLPHFLERFAFKNPKKLEHQPMVEGVSHKRYTSFGARGKPVRSLTKSNCTEDEMFIFNYLEQKRKHAESMEQQSKKQMKVEQETEEAAEDEDLKEGEVDDDEFENYLDNFFGKKLKDGDDAEQDEEELNYLQELGGELQADKSKKKQKKNKQTEDDDMEDMADDWDDDDDEDAGEMSGGDEQSDDETGSIDLEPLDDNDDDDIDDDDDEAGSISMDGGDSDSSEAPESPDEDDDEDAPKSKKSRKDSMLNERGFAQKLKHSNDMTKLFAGADEFSALLEETGKSKGQGTSNAVFNKDKSSDKQLKWEEKRRSNSKNYTSKKFNKGAKGGGGGGGGKKRKH, from the exons atgccggcagcagtggcaacagGTGTGCAAATCAATGgacaattgaaaaacaaaaagattgTGTTTAATGATGACGGTGAAGCGCAAACAAAACCAGTTAAAGAagaacacaacagcaacagcaacaaaaaagttcCATTTCCAAAGCGACAAAATAAAGGACAAGAGAAGAAACCACAAAGCATAAAATTTGATGAAGACGAAGATGATAAAGTGGAAGAAGTGCAGCCagctaaaaataacaacaataaattaatcttGGATAAAGCGGGAAAAGTCAAGAAACCACAGCGCATAAAGTTTGATGACGACGGAGCGGAGAAGGAGGTAAAGGAGGAGGAGAAAGCAGCAGCTGATGACACGgatgaggaagaggaggaaTTGCAAAAGTCGAAGAAACGCAACAAGTATGAAGCGCACACTGATGAAGATGATGCCCAAAAGAAGTGGTATCAAGTG cACACGGATTATCCCTGCAGCGATGAGGTGCTCGACATGAAGGAGAACGAGCAACTGGAACTGtttaatttgtgcaaaaatGCTTACGATGCGGAGAAAAACACATACAATAAAC GCAATCCCACCGATGCCCGCTGGCTGCAAACGGCGCTGCACAAGGGAACCGCCAAGGATCGCGCCAATGCAGGCGCCTTGTTGGTCACCAGCAATCCGCTCGGAAATCTGGAGGCACTATCGAATCTGATTGGCTTCTGCAAGATATCGAATAAGAGCAGCAACGATGTCATCGCTGTGCTGACGGATTTGTGGCAGGAAGTGTTGTTGCCGCCACAGCGCAAACTGTTATCGATACACACACGTGGCGCCGATTGGAAGCAGTTGAAGAAGCAACAACTGCACAAGGATCAACAACGTCGCCTCTATGCGTATTGGTACTTTGAGAATGAGCTGAAGGATCAGTATCATGAGTTTTTGAAGAATCTGATGCAGGGACTGCAGACGGGACAGGAGCATAATAAAATGAGCTCCATTGTGGCAGCTGCTCGACTCTTGGCCTATGCGCCGGAGAAGGAGCAAATGCTGCTGACCATGCTCATAAATAAGCTGGGTGATCCCGTGCCCAAAATAGCCTCCAAGGCGTTGCATCACTTAAGTGAAGTGGCCAAAAAACATCCCAATATGTGTGGCGTCATTGTAGCCGAGGCGGAAAAGTTGCTCTTTCGCAACAATATCTCGGAACGTGCTCAGCATTTTGCTTTATGTTTCCTCTCCAGCATTGCGCCCTCGGGCAGACCGGAAGTGTGCACCAAGCTGGTGAATATATGCTTTGCCCTGTTCAAGGTGCTGGTGCAGAAGGGAGCGGTTAATAATCGCACTATGCAGGCGATTTTACGTTGTCTCCAGAAGGCCATAACGGAGGCACAACCCGCCAAGGGCAGCTCGGAAATACTCACCAAGGAAATGCAGGATACCATCTATAGATTAGTGCATCTGGCTGATATAAGAGTTTCCGTACAAACTCTCGgattgctgctgcagttgatcACGGTTAAAACGGAGAAATCGGATAGATTCTATAATGCTTTGTATATAAAACTTGTAGATCTCAATCTGATCAACATTGGCTCGAAGACAGCCGCCCAGTTGCTGCACATTGTGCATCGGGCTATACACATTGATGCGGTGATTCCCCGTGCTCAGGCCTTTGTCAAGAGATTGCTACAGTTGGCGTTGTATGCTCCGCCTAATATGGCCGCTGGTTGCCTCATTGTGTTGCATAAACTGTTGCGCCTGCGCAAGGAACTCTTGGGCGGATTGGCTGACAGTGAGTTGACCCAGGAAAGCAATAAGGCTGTGTTGTCAGCTGAGCAGCTGGATAAATTTGGCAGCGATGAGGAGGAGATCTACAAGGATGTGGTTGAGGAGGAGCAGGACAAGGAGCAGCAGACAGCTGTTAAGGAATCAGATGATAAGAAGTTGGTGAATAAACAGCAAAGTTCCTCCTCCTGGCATCACTTGAATCTGGTCTCCAGCGACGCCAAAGTTCGTGACATTGATGGCTGCAAATATGATCCGTATCATCGTGTTCCCGCCTTTGCTGGCGCCGGTTACGCCCTCCGCAATgagctgctcctgctgcgACAACATTATCATCCCACGGTGCAGGTCTTTGCCGAGCAGATAATGCTGG AGAAACGCATTGATTACTATGGAGATCCATTGAGAGATTTCGGTCTGCCGCATTTTCTGGAGCGCTTTGCCTTCAAGAATCCCAAGAAGCTGGAACATCAGCCGATGGTCGAAGGAGTTTCACACAAGCGTTACACATCCTTTGGAGCACGTGGCAAACCAGTGAGATCCTTGACCAAATCCAACTGCACCGAGGATGAGATGTTCATCTTCAACTATCTGGAGCAGAAGCGTAAGCATGCAGAATCGATGGAACAACAGAGCAAGAAGCAAATGAAAGTGGAGCAGGAAACGGAAGAAGCAGCTGAGGATGAGGATTTGAAGGAAGGCGAAGTGGATGATGATGAGTTTGAAAACTATTTGGATAATTTCTTTGGCAAGAAGCTCAAGGATGGCGACGATGCCGAGCAGGATGAGGAGGAACTTAACTATCTGCAGGAGCTGGGAGGTGAACTTCAAGCGGACAAGTCcaaaaagaagcagaagaaaaataaacagacgGAAGATGATGATATGGAAGACATGGCAGATGATtgggatgatgatgatgatgaggatgcaGGTGAAATGTCAGGCGGAGATGAGCAGTCCGATGATGAGACGGGTTCCATTGACTTGGAACCCTtggatgataatgatgacgacgatattgatgatgatgacgatgaagCGGGTTCTATTTCTATGGATGGTGGCGATAGCGACTCAAGCGAGGCGCCAGAGAGTCcagatgaggatgatgatgaagatgcaCCCAAGTCAAAGAAATCACGCAAGGATTCAATGCTAAATGAACGCGGATTTGCACAGAAATTGAAGCACAGCAACG acATGACTAAGCTGTTTGCCGGTGCCGATGAATTCTCCGCCCTGCTGGAGGAGACGGGCAAGTCCAAGGGACAGGGCACCAGCAATGCGGTCTTCAACAAGGACAAATCCTCCGACAAGCAATTGAAATGGGAAGAAAAGCGACGCTCCAATAGCAAAAACTATACAAGCAAAAAGTTTAACAAGGGTGCAAaaggtggaggaggaggaggaggtggcaAGAAGagaaaacattaa
- the LOC117788118 gene encoding non-receptor tyrosine-protein kinase TNK1 has product MGSPAGGDGGQSETAWLEDLLREVQLEQFLERIRDDLQVTRLAHFDYVLPDDLERCGLGKPAIRRLMEAVRKKKAHQWRKNILSKLIGGGKQPSSKKQQQQQQQQQQQQPGALTCLIHEKDITLGLKLGDGSFGVVRRGEWSASPAGRVLPVAVKVLKSDNLTQPGIIDDFFREVQAMHALDHSNLVRLYGVVLSQPMMMITELAERGSLLDTLRKQCRHTSLTHIWNWSVQIVTGMAYLEQKRFLHRDLACRNVLLTAGNKIKIGDFGLMRALPQEDDCYVMSEHKKVPFPWCAPESLRFRQFSHASDTWMFGVTLWEMFSFGEDPWVGLNGSQILRKIDREGERLHQPDACPPDVYAMMLQCWDKTPQERPTMAALKEYLASMSPPVLRASRSYHDSKGLQIEAGDAIAIIDGRSELKLIKGQNQRTYDIGVFPRALLQEQQSTSTSRRPGDVTMRGQSSQFGFCWGGAGGATAPMGNAGEERQRKCVSLQAGHAKESKNNSSKQFAYNKLINDTAGLQRRNAVKQKLTAGPQRPPPPQQQQQQQQEGILIDISPMTTGESSSLQLDNSFCLLDAPIDVPTFNESGVASDDPTTPTYYHEQPQFDFALDASPGRLQPPPYQMPPTYSNTMEFAQKREQQTPQHDPFDTSSLEASTALQLYSNAAAVAPVAAPVATCASPAVRKNLFGESLSNGHANKENIPALECQLSQLSLEPVNPNTESVLLDKSFIAELEKDMYSGSNKAQEDYERNSSQMYANKEFVYKANLTPLKNGAAGSLSNHSSPNDSSKQSNLETSNTQAVVNRIWYERVAATPSEYYAQPPVEQPAAPLEQPDPAEQLYQNQAQTSHSFVAISNRVVTPKSNNSLYASSSSLYAGGERYDAVAPSSYYGQVPATNNGAAIYDEVTLDDYLRPHRPAPLAPPPLSAQQIQRRLDKMRLQQQQQLEGAHQLYAPIPADAQREQEKLQQLMQELGSSAVEQDVRNALRAASGDLQLAMRHYKIDQLCRLGVAGRAQCEQALSQTNWNLELAAEFLLQTTVD; this is encoded by the exons ATGGGTTCACCAGCCGGCGGGGATGGCGGTCAGAGCGAGACGGCCTGGCTGGAGGATCTGCTGCGTGAGGTGCAGCTGGAGCAGTTTCTGGAGCGGATACGCGATGATCTTCAAGTGACGCGATTGGCGCACTTTGATTACGTTCTACCCGATGATCTGGAACGTTGTGGACTGGGGAAACCGGCGATAAGGCGTCTCATGGAGGCGGTGCGGAAGAAGAAGGCGCATCAATGGCGTAAGAATATACTGTCCAAGTTGATTGGCGGTGGCAAGCAGCCCTCCTccaagaagcaacaacaacagcagcagcaacaacaacaacagcaacccgGTGCATTAACCTGTTTGATACATGAGAAGGATATTACCTTGGGATTGAAACTGGGAGATGGTTCCTTTGGCGTGGTGCGACGTGGCGAATGGAGTGCATCTCCGGCTGGCAGGGTGCTACCCGTGGCCGTCAAGGTGCTCAAGTCGGATAATCTCACTCAGCCCGGGATCATTGATGACTTCTTTCGCGAGGTGCAGGCAATGCACGCCTTGGATCACTCGAATCTGGTGCGTCTCTACGGCGTTGTCCTCTCCCAGCCCATGATGATGATCACGGAGCTGGCGGAGCGTGGTTCCCTCCTCGACACGCTGCGGAAACAGTGTCGCCACACTTCCCTGACCCACATCTGGAACTGGTCGGTGCAGATAGTCACGGGTATGGCCTATCTGGAGCAGAAGCGCTTCCTGCATCGCGATCTCGCCTGTCGCAATGTCCTACTCACCGCTGgcaataagattaaaattggGGACTTTGGTCTAATGCGTGCTCTGCCCCAGGAGGATGATTGCTATGTCATGTCCGAGCACAAGAAGGTTCCGTTTCCCTGGTGTGCACCCGAATCCTTGCGCTTTCGTCAATTCTCCCATGCCTCGGACACTTGGATGTTTGGCGTTACGCTCTGGGAGATGTTTAGCTTTGGCGAGGATCCTTGGGTGGGTCTAAACGGTTCACAGATCCTGCGTAAAATCGATCGGGAAGGGGAGCGACTGCATCAACCGGACGCCTGTCCGCCGGACGTGTACGCCATGATGCTGCAGTGCTGGGACAAGACGCCCCAGGAGAGACCCACCATGGCGGCACTCAA GGAATACCTGGCGAGCATGTCGCCACCCGTGCTAAGAGCCAGCCGAAGTTACCACGACTCGAAGGGACTGCAAATCGAGGCGGGAGATGCAATTGCCATCATCGATGGACGCTCGGAGCTGAAGCTGATCAAGGGACAGAATCAACGCACCTACGACATTGGCGTCTTTCCGCGTGCTCTGCTCCAGGAGCagcagtcgacgtcgacgtcgcgtCGTCCTGGCGATGTCACCATGCGTGGGCAATCCTCGCAGTTTGGTTTCTGCTGGGGCGGGGCAGGTGGCGCCACAGCGCCCATGGGCAATGCTGGCGAGGAGCGGCAGAGGAAGTGCGTCTCTCTACAGGCTGGACATGCCAAGGAGTCCAAGAATAATTCCAGCAAACAATTTGCctataataaattgataaatgatACAGCTGGACTGCAACGTCGCAATGCGGTGAAACAGAAGCTAACCGCAGGACCACAACGTCCTCCTCcacctcaacaacaacagcagcagcagcaggagggCATACTCATAGACATTTCACCCATGACCACGGGTGAAAGTAGCTCTTTACAGCTGGATAattcgttttgtttgttggaTGCGCCCATTGATGTGCCCACATTCAATGAGAGTGGCGTAGCTAGTGATGACCCCACCACGCCCACGTATTACCATGAACAGCCGCAATTTGATTTCGCTTTGGATGCTTCTCCCGGTCGTCTGCAGCCGCCGCCTTATCAAATGCCGCCCACCTACTCCAATACCATGGAGTTTGCCCAGAAACGTGAGCAACAGACGCCACAACATGATCCCTTTGATACGAGCAGCTTGGAGGCCTCAACTGCCCTGCAATTGTATTCCAATGCGGCTGCAGTGgctcctgttgctgctccAGTGGCTACGTGTGCCTCGCCAGCTGTTCGAAAGAATCTATTTGGCGAATCCTTGAGCAATGGTCATGCCAACAAGGAGAATATACCTGCGCTGGAGTGTCAGCTGAGTCAGCTGTCATTGGAGCCAGTTAATCCTAATACAGAAAGCGTGCTGCTGGACAAATCCTTTATAGCGGAGCTGGAGAAGGACATGTACAGTGGCAGCAATAAAGCGCAAGAGGATTATGAACGCAACTCCTCGCAAATGTATGCCAACAAGGAGTTTGTCTACAAAGCGAATCTAACGCCGCTTAAGAATGGAGCAGCAGGAAGTCTATCAAATCACTCCAGTCCCAATGACAGCAGCAAGCAGAGCAATCTGGAGACCAGCAACACACAGGCTGTAGTGAATCGCATTTGGTATGAGCGTGTGGCAGCCACGCCCTCCGAATACTACGCCCAGCCGCCTGTAGAACAGCCTGCTGCTCCTCTGGAGCAGCCTGACCCTGCCGAGCAATTGTATCAGAATCAAGCGCAGACTTCGCACTCCTTTGTGGCCATCTCCAATCGTGTGGTCACacccaaaagcaacaacagtctGTATGCTAGCTCCTCATCGCTTTATGCTGGCGGAGAACGCTATGATGCAGTGGCGCCATCCAGTTACTATGGCCAGGTGCCTGCAACAAACAATGGAGCTGCCATCTATGATGAAGTCACACTCGATGATTATCTGCGTCCACATCGTCCAGCGCCTTTGGCGCCACCTCCGCTCTCCGCCCAGCAAATCCAACGACGTCTGGACAAGATgcgactgcagcagcaacaacagctggagGGAGCACATCAACTCTATGCACCCATACCTGCGGATGCACAGCGGGAGCAGGAGAAACTGCAGCAACTAATGCAGGAACTGGGCAGCTCCGCCGTAGAGCAGGATGTGCGGAATGCTCTGCGTGCAGCCAGCGGAGATCTTCAACTGGCCATGCGGCACTACAAGATCGATCAGCTGTGCCGACTGGGCGTGGCAGGGCGGGCACAGTGTGAGCAGGCGTTGTCACAAACCAATTGGAATCTCGAATTGGCTGCCGAATTTCTACTGCAAACCACTGTGGATTAA